A window of Pyrus communis chromosome 3, drPyrComm1.1, whole genome shotgun sequence genomic DNA:
CTCGAGTTGGGACAAACCagttttgtaattaattaatatcaACAAATATTACTCAATGGATACAATATATTTTCCGTATTaatctttattgtttttttttattaatatgtggttttaatttttattatttaaaaagtcTGTCatattattcatagtttcataAAAAGAGATTTCGAAGCAAAATAGAAATagaatttcatttttgttgCAAAAAAGGTCGAAAGATAAATTCTTGAAACAGTAAACCCTACAGGATGCACATTCGTATTCCTATATAAAATAATGTGACTGGAATTTATAAATAGTAGCTAGTTGTCACTTGTCAGTAGCTTACAAATTAAGCAAGCCTCAGTTAATCATATGAGAGCTAGTTGTATTTGATTACAGAGCAATTAATCCCACTAATCCCACAAAACCAGGAATTTTCAAGACCTTTTctctaagaaattaaaaattaggcCTTAAAAGTCCCACATAAACAAAGGCTTATAGTTCAGTTGGTTAGGAgtacttttgttcttggcaaagGTCATTAGTTTGATTTCCGCCTCCTAGGATAGtaccatttttttataaaggaaatacaataatatattatattaaggGGTGGGTGATTTGGATTAAGCTACACAATGATCAATCATAATagattgataatttgatattgaacttgcCATATGCGAGAACCGAATCTAAGGATTCTCACTTACAAGCGAGGGAAATACCATTGGACCTCCAAAATATCACTtgtgtaagaaaaaaaattaagaaatattgCCAATAAAATTACACAAATTTTATGTATACCGtacaatgtatgatgaacgaacaTGATTACATGATCCTTGGGATCCCCaagaaaaggatccggcgaggacAGAGCCGATGCTGAGGGGGTGCAAGTGGTGCCACCGCACAGGGCCCCCAAATCAGAAGGGCCccgatttttcaattttgcatgcatatacgtatatatagtaGTATGTGTAGAATATTGCAAACTTGAGCCTTAGCACAAGTGGTATTATTGCTTCTTTACATCGGCCTAGGGTATGGGTTTGAACCTCgtctccatcattttttttagttCCTCTAAATAGTTAAGGTAAAACAATACGCCACctttccacttgttgatttgttaaatttgtttgtgcaattagaatttataaaagctcaattgaaaaataaatttattttttggacaaaaaaattaaattttttagcaCTTCTTAAGGCCTTCAATTCACTTTCGCACATGATCCTGAAATCTCAGGGTTGGCCCtgggcgaggatccttttccaaaCGTATAATAAGCTCATTGTATGTGGTAACATTCATGTCCTAGCCCAAACTCACTAATAGGCCCAACCAATGCTATTCGACCGTCTCGAGACTGTTTTCAATTGAATATTTTGATTGTAAATTAGTTATTTCCTAAAAGAGTTAGGAAAATCCGGTATTTCATACAAAAATTAGGAAAAAGCTTTTCCTGGATTTTGTAGGATTACCGGATCTCCTACTAATCCTACAAGATTAGGAAAAGCAGTATTTTCCAAGGCATATCTAAATGTTGTTCTCCATTATATGGGTGTCTCGTAGCTTTCTTAAACCTTGGCTTCCTGTTTTCAATTCTTCAACTTATTAACCTCAATCAGGTGCTCTTTGTTCAGCAACCACAGAATCTTGGTGGTTATTCGGCTTGATTTGTTTCAGGGCCTTTAGGGTTTCTTattaattagggtttcaatGATGAGTTGGCGAAGACAACAAGGTGCATGCAGTTCCTATTCTCGGTCGCAGAGGCACCAATCTTGGACTAAAGATCGTAGTCAGTGCCGTTACGAGTCACTTAGATGTGTGCCTTATTGGGAAAGGAAGTTTTGCACGACGGTTGGATCAGTCCCATGGCGAAAACTCGTCGAAACAAAGAAGTACATGTCTCTCTATAAAAACATCGTTGAGTGGAATGACTCGGCCGGAGAAGAGGCCTTCAACAATGCGAAAAACCGGTTTTGGGCGGAGATGAACGGCCTGATTCCCAGCTCTGACATATCTTTGCCTGATCCCGACATGTACATTGATGACATAGATTGGAGCTCATCATGCAACAATATTGATCCACAACTGATTTTAGACTTGGAAAAGAGCAAGAAACCTAAACCTTCCGATGATCGTGAAGCCGAAACCGTAGGCAATGATCGTGAGTTTGTTATTCTCGGCCTTTATCCTATCTATTTAAATCCGACGACATTGCCGTGCTCTGGAAGGGGTGATGAGTTTGAAGAGGAGAtcttgaaaaataaagaaaataatgttCTTGAGAATTATGGAAAGAATGTTGTGGATGATAAGAAAAATCCTTGGAAATCTGCTTGTGTTGGTCAGAGTAAAGCTGCAGCCATAGGAGGAGCATGGAACACCAACACTACTTGGAACAACAACAATTCAAGATATAAGACATCGGCGCGGTCGAGATTTCGCGGTGGTTACAATGATCACAAATTTGGAGGGTGGTGGTGGAACAACGGAGGAAGGAGAAGGAACAGATATTCAGTTCAAGTTGGTTATGAAAACCTAGCTTCTTGTTATTGATAAAGCTCAGCCAGTCAGCAAGGCAGGGGCAGCTGTGAAACTTGGAGGGAATTACTTGTTTACACGATCGATTATTTAGAAAATTACAATACGATAAATATATTTTcgtttttaatcttttaataCTTTTACTATgtatttcttttgttcttttttgaTAACAATatgataaaacaaaattttttgcTTTACTGCTTAGTTTTTATTTCTGGGTGGTACTTGTGTTTCTCCTATGTtagaataaattataaatttttctccttcctctcctaTAATCCTACTGAACAAATCAAAAGATATATTATTACTTTTGAGTTTAATAACTTAGTCCATAGTATTACTTTGATTGAGATTTTTTTCATTAAGAGTGCCTTTGAAAATCTTTGTTAAGGCATTCCTGACTCCACTCATGTCAATGTGACAACTTCTTGATAAATTACCTTACATGGCCAACCACGTGACACTTGACCGGATTGTATTGCCggtacattaaaaaatttcccCTCAAAAGACTATTTTAATAGGAAAAGGCACTAAAAATCTCTTTTCAGGCAGACTAGTAGGCTCAAATGCAAAGACAGGCCCATACTAAAAAAATGACAAATCCAATCCACTAGGAATCGGAAGTTCtaccccccctctctctctctctcccctcgcGCTTCTGCAACATATGGCATCCATAGCTGATAGGTCCTAAGGATGAAAACCCATTCAGAGATGTTTCAAATTCGCAATGTATGTGCGCTCTTCTCTTTGCTATTAATTGAACccatgtttatgtttatgtttaggcAACAAAGTATCCATCTTTATCTTCAAGTTTCCTGAATTCTTTATGCTCTCTAAGCTTCATTCGGAAAACCCACTTCGAATACAATCATTAAGAAGTAGTCATTACAAGTACTGGTAAATTGTATGGTGATCCAATTGATTGTaagattttaaagttttaattttcattaCCCAGCTGAGCTTTTCATGTTCACATGGTTAAAAATCTGTTCTTTTGAATAACTACCtgttttattgaatttttatttaatatttagtcctgaaattttgaaaaaaagcttGTATTTTTATGCAGAATTAGGAAATGGGTAAGTAGATATTGAATTATTTTAACATGCTTTGCTTCTTGTGCCAGAGATTGTACAGTGGGAAAATGTATTGTGACAAAGGTTTCTTCTATTAGAATCGTTGTACGTTCCTGGTTCATGTAAATTGCTTGCTCAAAGTATTGGCAATTGAAGAAGACTAATGATTGTGAATTCCGGATATTGTATTCGATGTCAGTTCCCCATATCGGGAATTGATCAGGTGAACAATGAGTTACCTTATTCATAGTTTGTCTAATTTCATTCAGTGTCCACCTTATTCTACTTGCGTGTTTAATCTGATTTATTGGATGACTCATTAGATCACAACTACTGAAGCAACTTTGTTGTTGGGGTTCGGCTACTCTAATTGCAAAACTTCTCTCTTGTGCAAGGTAATTGGGTTGTTCTCATTGTTAAGGCAAGCAAGAAAAGAATTGTCAAACATTTGCTTTACCATTTGATTTCTAAAACTTTGAAGTTTTTATATCACGGTCTTCATCTCTTTCTCGTCTTTTCTCGTAGAAAAATTATGTACATCAGACGGTGGCTATACATACATCCAATGTCAAGTTCTCCCACAAGCAAAGTAGACAACCTTTAACTAGTTCCAAAACAACTGAGAAGTAGGTTTTCTATCTTGCTTTATAGTTAAACATAATCTGTGATTTTCAATGTTCAGTTCAATTGCTTCAAAACGCTGCTTCATCGTTCAAGTGCTATAGTTATTTATGAACATTAATTGTTCTTTAGGTTGTCATAATCTTTGAAGAAGATGTACCTTTGCATGAAATGCAGGAAAATAATCAAGAAGGCAGGAAAGAAAGAGCACCACTTATGGCAGAAAAAGGACTCTGCCGGGTCTGGGCAAAAGGCACTCGATCTCGTCAGAATTGTtagtcttttgttttttttattttttattcttgagTGTTACACTCTTGCTTTTGGTCTTTCAGCTTTATAACCTTCTGACATATGATATGGACCCTCTTCCTACTCTGTTTTCCTCATTAACGTTGAAATGACAGGTCTCCAGTCTTCCTAATGAGAAAGAGACCATTTTTGGAGCATTAGATAAATGGACAGCTTGGGAGACAGAGTTTCCATTGATTGCAGCAGCGAAGGCCTTGATAATCTTAAGGAAGAGGAGTCAATGGGTTCGTGTAATTCAAGTATGAGACTTGCGGACTCTACTTCAGATTATTTAGAATTTATACCGCATACTTTAGGCGCAACCTGATCCTAGTGACCACCGTTATTTAATTGCTTTTTAGATAAGTAAAGCTAGTGTGGATAAACAAGTGGAGATTTCacttttgaaacatttttcTAATGCCATTGCATATGGCATACAAATTAGCTTTTAGTATGAGACCTACATGATTCCCTTTATAGGATAGTTGCATGTGGAGTACAACTTCGCTTGGATCACTCTGAGAACTAAATGCTTAAAAGCACAAATCTGCAAAAATCCGCTTGACATGAGACTACTGAGCGTGCCTTGACATAGAGATATTCTTCTAGGTGGCTTTGTGATTAATTTCGCCTGTCTAAGCCTTATAAGGACTTCTTTTGCTAACCATACAAAATCAGCTCTGTTAGTTGTTGGATCatctcattttttaaaatataaaaaaatgccTTGTGCTCTATAAAAGGCTATATGACAGTGAAAATTGTTGGATGTATTAAAGATGGCTGGCTAATTCTTAGTGCTTTGTCAGGTAGCAAAGTGGATGTTGAGCAAAGGCCAAGGAGCAACAATGGGAACGTATGACACCCTTCTGCTGGCATTTGATATGGATCAGAGGTTCGATGAGGCTGAATCACTGTGGAACATGATTCTGCACACCCATACACGCTCCATCTCAAGGCGGTTGTTTTCTAGGATGATCTCTTTGTATCATCATCACGACATGCAAAGCAAGATAATAGAGGTAATTCGACAGTACCGAGCCACTAATACTTTGACGTTTCCACCCTCTTTGCATGATATATTGTACAGTGTTCTGTAAAAAATGTCCAAATTAAACGTAAATAAGATATGTCGTCTTAGTGCTAAGATTTGAATTTCTTCCTGAGAAATTCAGGTATTTGCAGACATGGAGGAGTTAGGTGTAAGACCAGATGAAGATACTGTCAGGAGAGTGGCACGTGCTTTCCAGGAATTAGGGCAAGAGGAGAACAAAAAACTCTTTTTAAGAAGATACCAGTGTAAATGGAAGTACATTCACTTTAAGGGTGAAAGGGTTAAAGTAAGAAGAACTAATGCATGGGATGAAGATAATAACTTAAGCAACTGAGATGGACTGGCTGGCATTTAAGATGCAGAATGTGACCGTGATATCtgtttttcttctcttgttttCACCCTTGGATGAGGATATGTACAGATATAGTGTAAGATTCATTGCTACAAAGCTTCAGTAATATTCCGTTGTAAGATATGAGGATTCTGTATGCATCCCTTTGATTTATATAAGTCAAGATCTTAAAGTGGATTATCTTCTTTAAATGCATGATAGATGTCGGGTGTTGTATGACATCGGGCACTGTGAGGTAGGGAAAATTTTCCATTGGCATGTTGCTATAATCGTTGCAAATGGGCAATTAGGTGATTTCCATTGAAGCCGATGATGCAGGGTGCAAACCACCTATGCAGCCGATGCTGTTCTTTACAATCTGACAGAGTTCGCTTCCATCATGTACTTCACAATTGCGATTGCTACAGAAGTTCATCTTCAGAGTTTGCGAATGGtaataatttcttatttttggaTCCTAAAAAAGGTGAAATAGGTTTACAAATCCACAGAAAAATATTCTTCCGGAGCCTTTTGATCCGGCAACCCATTCAAGTACTGTAATGCACTGGGAGTCTCCTATCTCTATTTCTGTGTTCCTATGGTTTGCAATGAAATCAAAATCtagaagaaattaaaatggTGACAGAAAAGTTCTTATGCTAAAGACACTGCAATGGGACTCCTCACAGTGTGGAGTCTATCGGTCCAAGTGTACCACCCAAAGACATACTCATTGCCTTGCTTGCTAAGCATCTCTCTTCTTGCTTTAACTGTTATGGTGAAGCTCTTCTTCTGGCCGACATGATCGAAGAACAACATGCTCGGGGATGCCTTAATGGAGATTCCCAAAGGCGGCTTGGCGGTAAAGAAGTAAATGCTTTTGCTGTCGCCAACATTTGTGACTGTCCTCTTGATGGTCATGGTGTCCTCTAGTTTGGGGATTGCAACGGAAGGGTAGTTCAGGTTGATTGCTGTTGGTGGTGATTTTGGACAATTGAATGTTGGATCGACGTTCTTGGTTACTCCTATACTGCAAATGTATTGAAGATAGTCCTTGTACGAAGCATCGTATACAAGGCCGGGGTCTGCTGCCTTTGTGGGACGAAAGTGTCCGGCCCCATATGCAAAGGGGGTAGCAACACTTCCTGATTCATCATTCAATGGCAAACCCAAGTTGTTTCTTATTTCAGCTGCAAGGCAAACAATAAAAGTTAAAGATGATCAAACAATGTACCGGTTTTGATCAAGTGCCCTGCCTTGAACGTTCGGGGTATTTAGTTTACCTGTGGTCATGATAGCAGATCTTATGGCAGCACTGCTCCAAGTAGGGTGGATTGCTTTGACAAGTACTGCTGCAGCTGCTACATGAGGGCAAGACATTGAAGTTCCAGAGTCTATATTATACTGAACAACTCGATGATCTATACCGGACAACTTGGTAGGCGGATCAGCCTCAGTCCACGCCGCCAATATATTCAGCCCTGGAGCTGTGATATCTGGCTGCCCAGGTGAAGGAAGAGAGGTCAAGTTTCAAAACCATTAAATTCCTAAACTTTCGTAGTTTGACATTTAAACTGTTCCTCGC
This region includes:
- the LOC137728520 gene encoding uncharacterized protein gives rise to the protein MSWRRQQGACSSYSRSQRHQSWTKDRSQCRYESLRCVPYWERKFCTTVGSVPWRKLVETKKYMSLYKNIVEWNDSAGEEAFNNAKNRFWAEMNGLIPSSDISLPDPDMYIDDIDWSSSCNNIDPQLILDLEKSKKPKPSDDREAETVGNDREFVILGLYPIYLNPTTLPCSGRGDEFEEEILKNKENNVLENYGKNVVDDKKNPWKSACVGQSKAAAIGGAWNTNTTWNNNNSRYKTSARSRFRGGYNDHKFGGWWWNNGGRRRNRYSVQVGYENLASCY
- the LOC137729874 gene encoding pentatricopeptide repeat-containing protein At4g18975, chloroplastic-like — encoded protein: MIVNSGYCIRCQFPISGIDQITTTEATLLLGFGYSNCKTSLLCKKNYVHQTVAIHTSNVKFSHKQSRQPLTSSKTTEKKIIKKAGKKEHHLWQKKDSAGSGQKALDLVRIVSSLPNEKETIFGALDKWTAWETEFPLIAAAKALIILRKRSQWVRVIQVAKWMLSKGQGATMGTYDTLLLAFDMDQRFDEAESLWNMILHTHTRSISRRLFSRMISLYHHHDMQSKIIEVFADMEELGVRPDEDTVRRVARAFQELGQEENKKLFLRRYQCKWKYIHFKGERVKVRRTNAWDEDNNLSN